The proteins below come from a single Roseiflexus sp. RS-1 genomic window:
- a CDS encoding ArsR/SmtB family transcription factor, whose amino-acid sequence MMTATLSDDDRLIAACRALAHPVRLAIVRYVQRHPRCIGNQIQLHLPAQLARAQSTLSQHLKILCAAGLLHAEAEGPATCYVLNQAQFDWLCQQISALRD is encoded by the coding sequence ATGATGACAGCGACACTATCCGACGATGATCGTCTGATTGCTGCGTGTCGGGCGCTTGCGCATCCCGTCCGTCTTGCAATTGTGCGCTACGTTCAACGTCATCCGCGCTGCATCGGCAACCAGATTCAGTTGCATCTGCCTGCGCAACTGGCGCGCGCTCAGTCGACGCTTTCGCAACATTTAAAGATTCTGTGCGCTGCCGGTCTGCTCCATGCCGAGGCAGAAGGACCGGCGACCTGTTATGTGCTGAACCAGGCGCAGTTCGACTGGCTCTGCCAGCAGATCAGCGCATTGCGCGATTGA
- a CDS encoding ABC transporter ATP-binding protein, whose amino-acid sequence MDVIAIEDVHKSYDGIPVLRGVSLHVPRGIVYGVLGPNGAGKTTLIHLLVGFLRPDRGIIRMFGDENLRQVDGRVGYMPERLRYHTHYTVREYLFYLGRFSGLAGAALRRRVGEEIEACGLTSVVNRKMSALARGMVQRVGFAQALLSQPELLLIDEPTSGLDSEGQRDIIDLIDTVRQRRCTIMIATHFLDEVDLLCDRFGILHGGRIIAEAETRTLRQSSRSVVITVADLPPDAAAALSALSTAVCCNQREITLTPNTPELQAQVLRLLLDHGVSIISLAPRFHPIEEFYRSAVRGEAGRHGESDASPPPPGPSGTGDTLLRELLRWEDQRTQERQADEP is encoded by the coding sequence ATGGACGTAATTGCAATCGAGGATGTCCACAAATCATACGACGGCATACCTGTACTGCGCGGTGTATCGTTGCACGTGCCGCGCGGCATTGTCTACGGGGTGCTGGGTCCGAACGGCGCAGGGAAGACGACCCTGATCCATCTGCTGGTCGGCTTTCTGCGCCCAGACCGCGGCATCATTCGTATGTTCGGCGACGAGAACCTGCGCCAGGTCGATGGGCGCGTTGGGTATATGCCGGAACGGTTGCGCTATCATACGCACTACACCGTGCGCGAGTATCTCTTCTACCTGGGGCGGTTCAGCGGACTTGCCGGCGCAGCGCTGCGCAGGCGAGTTGGCGAGGAGATCGAGGCGTGTGGTTTGACCAGCGTCGTCAACCGGAAGATGAGCGCCCTCGCGCGCGGGATGGTGCAGCGTGTCGGTTTTGCGCAGGCGCTGCTCAGTCAACCGGAACTGCTCTTGATCGATGAACCAACGTCTGGACTCGACTCAGAAGGGCAACGCGACATTATCGATCTGATCGATACGGTTCGCCAGCGTAGATGTACGATCATGATAGCGACGCATTTTCTCGATGAGGTGGATCTCTTATGTGATCGTTTTGGCATTCTGCATGGCGGGCGTATCATCGCAGAGGCTGAAACGCGCACGCTTCGCCAGTCGTCGAGGAGTGTCGTGATCACGGTCGCGGATCTGCCGCCTGACGCGGCGGCGGCGCTGAGTGCGCTTTCCACTGCGGTGTGTTGCAATCAGCGCGAAATAACGTTGACGCCGAACACGCCGGAATTGCAGGCGCAGGTATTGCGGCTGTTGCTCGACCATGGGGTTTCCATCATCTCTCTTGCACCGCGGTTTCACCCGATTGAGGAATTCTACCGCAGCGCCGTGCGCGGCGAGGCGGGTCGTCATGGAGAGTCCGACGCATCTCCACCGCCTCCAGGTCCATCAGGAACCGGCGACACGTTGTTGCGCGAATTGCTGCGTTGGGAAGATCAACGAACGCAGGAAAGGCAGGCAGACGAACCGTGA
- a CDS encoding NADH ubiquinone oxidoreductase, translating into MIQVYRFNTGSCGGCDLEVIAALAAAADIDWAATPHEADVLLLTGPLTTDTKKAFMALLQELDHRAPIIAVGRCAIDGHPFGRGGVAVIPNLTVHLSLDGCPPTPTQIVEAIRTIAMDREDGAAGER; encoded by the coding sequence GTGATACAGGTCTACCGGTTCAACACCGGCTCGTGCGGCGGTTGTGATCTGGAAGTCATTGCGGCACTTGCCGCCGCAGCCGATATTGACTGGGCGGCGACGCCCCATGAGGCTGATGTGTTGCTGCTGACAGGACCGTTGACCACGGATACGAAGAAGGCATTTATGGCGCTTCTCCAGGAGTTGGACCACAGGGCGCCGATCATTGCCGTCGGACGTTGTGCTATCGACGGGCATCCGTTTGGACGCGGCGGGGTTGCTGTCATCCCCAACCTGACGGTCCATCTGTCGCTCGATGGTTGTCCGCCGACACCGACGCAGATCGTCGAAGCGATTCGCACAATCGCTATGGATCGGGAAGATGGCGCAGCAGGTGAGCGGTAG
- a CDS encoding proton-conducting transporter transmembrane domain-containing protein, producing the protein MSYVLLITFPLALGASCFLLRHEMRLVMGVAIAALIAHCALVLLSPVDQPVQLLGLTLNLDPLGRLFLAGFPAVTALMMLATWRLPHGEHFVSIALVIIGVASAMIVLLQEPLIVALLLVSASLISVLAIVDLPSRASQLVEPNVIASALKYLVLMALAGALAYLGFVLINVYRPGITPDQIAPRLVLALIVAAFGLRMALVPFHSWLPDLVEDASPLVSAIIVVVLNTTGLLFLISVLQFFPTLVSENERGLALLTWLGAIAALVGAVLALVQDRPRRIAGYLVVYNAGMILFGLATITPVGLMGAVFEAFNQMLAVPLLMVSLMLLEQPDGRPPKAMRRDMLWRWPVAGSGLLCSGAALIGLPPLSGFASKMLLYQVAAHYGAPMLVLLIGATLLALLALARIARDWLIGAPEDQPVAEAPVLLGATELDLPPQRRLAPEPFVAAIVVLALLGISLAIGLYPQPLIETIADVIRGLTFVRVDVVR; encoded by the coding sequence ATGTCCTACGTGCTTCTCATAACCTTTCCCCTGGCGCTTGGCGCAAGTTGCTTCCTGCTGCGCCACGAGATGCGTCTGGTGATGGGGGTGGCGATTGCCGCACTGATTGCGCACTGTGCTCTGGTGCTCCTCTCACCAGTTGATCAACCGGTACAGTTGCTCGGTTTGACGCTCAACCTTGATCCGCTTGGGAGATTGTTCCTTGCTGGCTTCCCGGCAGTGACCGCTCTGATGATGCTGGCAACGTGGCGTCTGCCGCATGGTGAGCACTTCGTCTCAATTGCGCTCGTCATCATTGGCGTGGCATCGGCGATGATCGTCTTGCTCCAGGAGCCGCTGATAGTGGCGTTGCTGCTGGTCAGCGCCAGCTTGATCTCGGTGCTTGCGATTGTCGATCTTCCATCCAGAGCGTCGCAACTGGTCGAACCGAACGTGATCGCGTCAGCGCTCAAATATCTGGTTCTGATGGCGCTCGCCGGGGCGCTGGCATATCTCGGGTTCGTGCTGATCAATGTGTACCGGCCTGGCATAACGCCTGATCAGATCGCGCCTCGCCTTGTGCTGGCGCTTATTGTGGCAGCGTTCGGGCTGCGAATGGCGCTTGTGCCATTTCATTCCTGGCTGCCGGATCTGGTTGAGGACGCTTCTCCGCTGGTGTCGGCGATCATCGTTGTGGTGCTGAACACGACCGGGTTGCTGTTTCTGATCAGCGTTCTGCAGTTCTTTCCGACCCTGGTGTCCGAGAATGAGCGCGGATTGGCGCTGTTGACCTGGTTGGGAGCGATTGCTGCACTGGTCGGTGCAGTGCTGGCGCTTGTGCAGGATCGACCGCGACGCATTGCCGGGTATCTGGTCGTTTATAATGCTGGAATGATCCTGTTCGGGCTGGCGACGATCACGCCGGTTGGTCTGATGGGCGCGGTGTTCGAGGCGTTCAACCAGATGCTGGCGGTTCCACTCTTGATGGTATCGCTGATGTTGCTGGAACAACCGGATGGGCGACCGCCAAAGGCGATGCGACGCGATATGCTCTGGCGCTGGCCCGTGGCAGGGAGCGGCTTGTTGTGCAGCGGCGCGGCGTTGATCGGGTTGCCGCCATTGAGCGGCTTTGCGAGTAAGATGCTGCTGTACCAGGTTGCTGCGCACTACGGTGCGCCTATGCTTGTGCTGTTGATCGGCGCAACGCTGCTGGCATTGCTGGCGCTGGCACGCATCGCGCGCGACTGGTTGATCGGCGCTCCCGAGGATCAGCCGGTGGCTGAAGCGCCAGTATTGTTGGGCGCGACAGAACTCGATCTGCCACCACAACGTCGTCTGGCGCCCGAGCCGTTCGTTGCAGCGATCGTGGTGCTGGCGCTCCTGGGAATCAGTCTGGCAATCGGGTTGTATCCGCAACCACTGATCGAGACGATTGCCGATGTCATCCGTGGTCTGACATTTGTGCGGGTTGATGTCGTGCGTTGA
- a CDS encoding proton-conducting transporter transmembrane domain-containing protein — MLPLIGAVVCLALDRFVAARLTGLGAAGVLFLCAILMIVARLQDLPSTVFDQTWLQWGDASFRITLIIDPLGWLLALIAFIGGALALLGAALAIPVDLRGFGRLFAALIVIPGIVAIGACSPALPVLAFAPGVVGIAWFVALRSSGALPGSDAPLVLALSGSAAALFLLAGLLSDTAGAGSGSSILIVAGILIYVWTLCGLPPAFGSLAAAHQAPAPLALVAPFGLPLIGIAALLRLLPDYLALLEEAYLTVLVATGILAFVLAATRALWTHSLRQLAAAQFSAQVALIIVCAGCGNDAFMHVAPALAINALLSTLGLGLSIAALERRSGADDVTAHTRHPDSALHVATTGLVVAASSAAGIPGAWGFWARLWLFDALQRTAPWAGALVLAGSSLLALAMLAPLVRFWRAAASSSSQWRAHPVDTLPAFVGALLALMGAAPRAVWDVALAAIPGQFASTTGMPRFPALPGSTAVIIATLILIVAPAALRRLRQRRSPPAEESLTAVLTPDTTGTALYGLAWLAAPAIPEIVHVGLARVALLIRQGVAVLGRRYYLAAIVFSLIVVILVFAAG; from the coding sequence ATGCTACCTCTGATCGGCGCGGTTGTCTGCCTGGCGCTGGATCGTTTTGTCGCCGCACGCCTGACAGGTCTGGGCGCCGCCGGGGTATTGTTTCTCTGCGCAATCCTGATGATCGTTGCGCGCCTTCAGGACTTGCCGTCGACAGTATTCGATCAGACCTGGTTGCAGTGGGGGGATGCGTCGTTTCGGATCACGCTGATCATCGATCCGCTGGGATGGCTCCTGGCGCTGATAGCGTTTATCGGCGGCGCACTTGCGTTGCTGGGGGCGGCGCTGGCGATTCCTGTCGATCTGCGGGGCTTTGGCAGACTGTTTGCAGCCCTGATCGTTATTCCTGGCATCGTGGCAATCGGCGCGTGCAGTCCGGCGCTGCCGGTGCTGGCATTCGCGCCAGGTGTCGTCGGGATAGCGTGGTTTGTCGCACTGCGATCCAGCGGTGCGTTGCCGGGATCGGATGCGCCGCTTGTTCTGGCGTTGTCTGGCAGTGCGGCGGCGTTGTTTCTTCTGGCAGGACTGCTGAGCGATACCGCTGGCGCTGGGTCGGGTTCATCAATTCTGATTGTTGCAGGCATCCTGATATACGTCTGGACGCTCTGCGGTCTCCCGCCAGCGTTTGGATCGCTCGCTGCTGCGCACCAGGCGCCGGCGCCCCTGGCCCTCGTAGCCCCGTTCGGTCTGCCGCTGATCGGGATTGCTGCGTTGTTGCGATTGCTCCCGGACTATCTGGCGCTGTTGGAAGAGGCGTACCTGACCGTCCTGGTTGCCACTGGCATCCTGGCGTTCGTGCTTGCTGCCACACGCGCACTATGGACGCATTCGCTGCGTCAGCTGGCAGCGGCGCAGTTCAGCGCCCAGGTTGCGTTGATCATCGTTTGCGCCGGATGCGGCAATGACGCCTTTATGCATGTGGCGCCCGCCCTGGCGATCAATGCGCTGCTCTCGACCCTGGGACTGGGGTTGAGCATTGCTGCGCTCGAGCGTCGGAGCGGTGCTGATGATGTCACCGCGCATACCCGACACCCTGACAGTGCGCTGCATGTTGCGACCACGGGGCTGGTGGTAGCAGCGTCTTCGGCGGCTGGCATCCCTGGCGCCTGGGGATTCTGGGCGCGGCTCTGGCTGTTCGACGCGCTACAGCGCACGGCGCCATGGGCAGGAGCGCTGGTGCTTGCCGGGAGCAGTCTGCTGGCGCTGGCGATGCTGGCGCCGCTGGTGCGCTTCTGGCGTGCAGCAGCGTCTTCTTCATCACAATGGCGTGCACATCCGGTCGACACGCTGCCTGCTTTTGTCGGCGCACTGCTGGCGCTCATGGGCGCTGCGCCCCGCGCAGTGTGGGATGTGGCGCTGGCGGCGATTCCAGGGCAGTTCGCGTCGACGACAGGGATGCCTCGTTTTCCTGCGCTACCCGGCTCGACCGCCGTCATCATCGCCACGCTGATCTTGATCGTGGCGCCAGCAGCGCTTCGTCGCCTCCGGCAGCGTCGCTCGCCACCGGCGGAAGAGAGTCTGACAGCGGTGTTGACACCAGACACAACTGGCACGGCGTTGTATGGGCTGGCATGGCTCGCAGCGCCCGCGATTCCTGAAATAGTGCATGTCGGATTGGCACGGGTGGCTCTGCTGATCCGGCAGGGAGTGGCAGTGTTGGGTCGCCGTTACTATCTTGCGGCGATCGTCTTCTCCTTGATTGTTGTCATTCTTGTCTTTGCAGCGGGGTGA
- a CDS encoding NADH-quinone oxidoreductase subunit D — MSYSLALGPFHPAWLGPQRFILHIADDRVVDVEYQNGFNERGCAERLPRLPLPDALHLVARICGECSFAHSLAFCQAIEQVQRRKVGARAALLRVAIAELERTAAHLYTARAVLDAIGMEQRGAILDHFCQQSRDMLALVTGGRIPPPVCAPGGLLRDLTPVERQEVLAMLPGMSADLYRFIDRLIDQRFLLMRTVEVGVLPRAAAEQFGVRGPLARASGIRRDVRVDQPYAAYSMLDVQPIIQEGGDVYARLLLLLLEAYEGVKLVESALQRLPEEDPIVELPHELPRGQASSVVEGPRGAIRYTLESDGVRLTRVQIDTPRQCDRLLARTLLSRAQLDDVMAILASLAVCVACAEQ; from the coding sequence GTGTCATACTCGCTGGCGCTGGGACCTTTCCACCCTGCATGGCTCGGTCCGCAGCGCTTCATTCTGCACATTGCCGACGATCGCGTCGTCGATGTCGAGTATCAGAACGGGTTCAACGAACGCGGTTGCGCCGAGCGATTACCACGATTGCCGCTGCCCGATGCGCTGCACCTGGTTGCGCGGATCTGCGGTGAGTGTTCCTTTGCCCATTCCCTGGCGTTCTGTCAGGCGATCGAGCAGGTACAACGGCGAAAAGTGGGCGCGCGCGCCGCGCTGCTCCGGGTTGCAATCGCCGAGTTGGAACGGACGGCGGCCCATCTCTATACAGCGCGCGCCGTGCTGGACGCAATCGGCATGGAGCAGCGCGGCGCAATCCTCGATCATTTTTGCCAGCAGTCCCGTGATATGCTGGCGCTGGTCACCGGCGGTCGCATTCCGCCGCCTGTGTGTGCACCGGGTGGTCTGTTGCGCGACCTGACGCCGGTTGAGCGGCAAGAGGTACTGGCGATGTTGCCGGGAATGAGCGCCGACCTCTATCGCTTCATTGATCGCCTCATCGATCAGCGCTTCTTGCTTATGCGCACCGTCGAGGTTGGGGTGTTGCCGCGCGCGGCAGCCGAGCAGTTTGGCGTGCGCGGTCCACTGGCGCGCGCTTCCGGCATCCGTCGCGATGTCCGAGTCGATCAGCCCTACGCAGCATACAGCATGCTCGATGTTCAACCGATCATTCAGGAAGGCGGCGATGTGTACGCGCGCCTGCTGTTACTCTTGCTGGAAGCGTATGAGGGTGTCAAACTCGTCGAATCTGCACTGCAACGCCTCCCTGAAGAAGACCCGATCGTCGAACTGCCGCACGAATTGCCGCGTGGTCAGGCCTCCTCGGTTGTTGAGGGTCCTCGAGGCGCCATTCGTTATACACTCGAGAGCGATGGCGTGCGATTGACCCGGGTGCAGATTGATACGCCGCGTCAGTGCGATCGACTGCTGGCGCGCACCCTGCTGAGCCGGGCGCAACTGGATGATGTGATGGCAATTCTGGCGTCGCTCGCAGTGTGTGTCGCCTGCGCCGAGCAATAG
- a CDS encoding PPOX class F420-dependent oxidoreductase — MTAALFAPLAGHQYMNLTTFRKNGQPVPTPVWFAQEGDRIYVVTQAASGKVKRIRANPRVQLTPSDARGKPLGATIEAQARILDPSEGEVARRALAKKYGVMFQMFAALWKLQRTTPIFLEITPVTF; from the coding sequence ATGACAGCAGCGCTTTTTGCCCCGCTTGCCGGTCACCAATACATGAATCTGACAACGTTTCGCAAGAATGGTCAGCCGGTGCCGACGCCCGTCTGGTTTGCGCAGGAAGGAGATCGCATCTATGTGGTGACGCAGGCTGCTTCCGGGAAGGTAAAGCGCATCCGTGCAAATCCACGGGTGCAGTTGACTCCCAGCGACGCGCGTGGGAAGCCGCTGGGTGCAACAATCGAGGCTCAGGCGCGCATTCTCGATCCTTCGGAAGGAGAAGTCGCACGACGCGCGCTGGCAAAGAAATATGGCGTGATGTTCCAGATGTTTGCCGCTCTCTGGAAACTCCAGCGCACAACGCCGATCTTTCTCGAGATAACACCGGTGACGTTCTGA
- a CDS encoding class I SAM-dependent methyltransferase produces the protein MDDGAVATDASRLFNAWYYQTGCGSPYQRDDRWINLFSKFAERIVAEIGPRSVMDAGCAFGMLVEQLRARGVEAEGIDISGYAIAQAHESVRPYVRVASVTEPFGRRYDLIVCIEVLEHMPRHEAEAAIANMCMWSDDILFSSSPYDHKEATHMNVNPPEYWADRFARHGFFRDVDFDASFLTPWAVRFRRRSEPLHRIVRDYERRFWELWHAHQQLRELALEQRDRLAQAVAAQKEAERLAEERHAYTIRLESELTRKNAHIRYLEDLIHRLEHGRVIRLLRLLTGRK, from the coding sequence ATGGACGATGGCGCCGTGGCAACAGATGCCAGCCGATTGTTCAATGCCTGGTACTATCAGACGGGATGTGGTTCGCCGTATCAGCGCGACGACCGCTGGATCAATCTCTTTAGCAAATTTGCCGAACGGATCGTCGCCGAGATCGGACCGCGCTCGGTGATGGATGCCGGGTGTGCGTTCGGTATGCTGGTCGAGCAACTGCGCGCCCGTGGCGTCGAAGCCGAAGGGATCGATATTTCCGGGTATGCGATTGCGCAGGCGCACGAATCGGTTCGTCCATACGTGCGCGTCGCTTCGGTGACCGAGCCGTTCGGTCGTCGCTATGACCTGATTGTCTGTATCGAAGTGCTCGAACATATGCCGCGCCACGAAGCGGAAGCGGCAATCGCCAACATGTGCATGTGGAGCGACGATATTCTCTTCTCGTCGTCGCCGTATGACCACAAAGAAGCGACGCACATGAACGTCAATCCGCCGGAGTATTGGGCTGACCGGTTTGCGCGCCATGGATTCTTCCGCGATGTCGATTTTGACGCTTCGTTTCTGACTCCGTGGGCAGTGCGATTCCGGCGGCGCAGCGAGCCGCTCCATCGGATCGTGCGCGATTATGAACGTCGTTTCTGGGAACTCTGGCATGCACATCAGCAATTGCGGGAACTGGCGCTGGAACAGCGCGACCGTCTGGCGCAAGCCGTCGCCGCGCAGAAAGAAGCCGAACGCCTCGCGGAAGAGCGCCACGCCTACACGATCCGCCTCGAATCGGAACTGACGCGAAAGAATGCGCATATCCGGTATCTTGAAGACCTCATTCATCGCCTGGAACACGGGCGGGTGATACGCCTGCTGCGTCTCCTGACCGGCAGAAAGTAG
- a CDS encoding glycosyltransferase family 4 protein: MMHLLIISHDVVGQRMAGPGIRAWEMARALSSCAEITLIAPYPIDVTAPGIRTGRFTMGDTSSLAFYLDQADVVLANGFLLEAHPELAEASQPLILDLYDPTLLENIELFRHASPVEREERARRDIDLLNRQLAAGDLFLCATERQRDLYLGALMAAGRITPERVDADPLLRNLVVVVPFGLPASPPQRTGPGVRGVIPGIGDNDLIILWNSGLWDWLDPLTLIQAMPQVIARVPNARLVFMAGKHPGGAAPMRMTDTARALASDLHLLDRHIFFYETWVPYADRANLLLDATVAVSLHRQHLEMAYAAIRSRVLDYLWVGLPAVLSDGDPAAALAREHGFALVTPPEDPEAVAQALITLLTDEARRAELADQARALAPQYTWTKVVRPIVRFLEAAPVHKPRSASRQRSTPAASSPSTAERTDRRQTLQEQRNRALQALEATWRLDQLTPPAQGVAGKVRNMALERFVWPLLAPLIARQRDHNAAVIRAAYATAEYQDLLSNDVARLIAAVRLLAQQTRDIAEHMAGLEEADQHLRAALYGEQPPPPPRTRTQMVDIDRETLIEERYE; this comes from the coding sequence ATGATGCATCTCCTGATTATCAGCCATGATGTTGTTGGACAGCGGATGGCGGGTCCGGGCATCCGCGCCTGGGAAATGGCGCGGGCATTGTCATCCTGTGCGGAGATCACGCTGATCGCGCCATATCCCATTGATGTGACTGCGCCGGGGATCCGCACCGGTCGCTTTACCATGGGCGACACCTCCTCGCTGGCGTTCTACCTCGACCAGGCGGATGTCGTCCTGGCAAACGGTTTTTTGCTCGAAGCGCACCCCGAACTTGCCGAAGCGTCCCAACCGCTCATCCTCGATCTGTACGATCCGACGTTGCTCGAGAATATCGAACTGTTCCGTCATGCATCGCCAGTTGAACGGGAAGAGCGCGCCCGACGCGACATCGATCTGCTCAACCGGCAACTCGCGGCTGGCGATCTGTTCCTCTGCGCCACCGAACGGCAACGCGATCTGTACCTGGGCGCACTGATGGCTGCCGGACGCATCACTCCTGAGCGTGTGGATGCCGACCCGCTCCTGCGCAATCTGGTTGTCGTCGTTCCTTTTGGATTGCCTGCCAGCCCGCCGCAGCGCACCGGTCCCGGTGTGCGCGGAGTGATTCCTGGCATCGGCGACAATGACCTAATCATTCTCTGGAATAGCGGCTTGTGGGACTGGCTGGATCCGCTGACGCTCATTCAGGCAATGCCGCAGGTCATCGCCAGAGTTCCCAACGCGCGCCTGGTCTTCATGGCGGGCAAACACCCTGGTGGCGCAGCACCGATGCGTATGACCGACACGGCGCGCGCCCTGGCGTCCGACCTGCATTTGCTCGACCGTCATATCTTCTTCTATGAGACATGGGTTCCATATGCCGACCGCGCGAACCTGCTCCTTGATGCGACCGTTGCCGTCTCGTTGCATCGCCAGCACCTCGAGATGGCATATGCCGCCATCCGCTCGCGGGTGCTCGATTACCTGTGGGTCGGATTGCCTGCCGTCCTCAGCGATGGCGACCCTGCCGCAGCACTGGCGCGGGAGCACGGCTTTGCCCTTGTGACACCGCCGGAAGACCCGGAAGCGGTGGCGCAGGCGCTTATCACCCTGCTCACCGACGAAGCCCGACGCGCAGAACTTGCCGACCAGGCGCGTGCACTGGCGCCACAATACACCTGGACAAAGGTCGTTCGCCCGATTGTTCGATTCCTCGAAGCGGCACCAGTGCACAAGCCACGCTCTGCCTCTCGTCAGCGCAGTACCCCGGCGGCATCGTCGCCTTCGACAGCGGAGCGCACCGACCGCCGACAAACGCTTCAGGAACAGCGCAATCGCGCATTACAGGCGCTTGAAGCAACCTGGCGTCTTGATCAACTGACGCCACCGGCGCAGGGAGTGGCGGGAAAAGTGCGGAACATGGCGCTGGAACGCTTTGTCTGGCCCCTGCTGGCGCCGCTGATTGCCCGTCAGCGCGACCACAACGCCGCCGTGATACGTGCTGCTTATGCAACGGCGGAGTATCAGGATCTCCTCTCAAACGATGTTGCCCGCCTGATCGCCGCCGTTCGCCTGCTGGCGCAGCAAACGCGCGACATCGCCGAACATATGGCTGGTCTGGAAGAAGCCGACCAGCACCTCCGCGCTGCGCTCTATGGTGAACAACCGCCGCCGCCGCCACGTACCAGAACACAGATGGTAGACATTGATCGCGAAACCCTCATAGAGGAACGGTATGAATAG